The Syntrophales bacterium genomic interval ATTCCTATGAGGATAATGGGATAAAGATATTCTCCGATAGAGGTTTTAAACTTTCCGATGATGAAGAAACCAAGCTCGAAAAGTTGATCCTCTTCGATGAAATGTCGACACATCTTCCTGGTCCCAGTGGTCTGGGTTGTTCTTTACCTCTTGCGGACGGTTATAAGTGTTATGTGGATTACCTGAGAAGTACGTTTCCAAGAGATCTCTCTTTGAAAGATGTGAAGATAGTAGTTGATGCGGGAAACGGGGCAACGTATAGGGTGGTGGAAGATGTTTTTCCATTTACTGGTGCCGATGTAGATATCATTCATAATACCCCTAACGGATTCAATATCAATGATCACTGTGGCACTCAGGATACGGAGAATCTAAAGAGACGAGTGTTAGAGAAAAGGGCAATGTTGGGTTTGGCATTTGACGGGGACGGGGACCGGTTGGTAGCTGTTGATGAGAATGGTGAGGAGATTAATGGAGATAAGTTGTTGTTCATCTTCGCCAAAGCGCTTAAGGAGGAGGACCGTCTCAAGAACAATATCGTTGTTAGTACTGTTATGAGTAATCTGGGGTTCAGGATGGCGTGCCGAAAATGCGGGATAGCCACATACGAAGCTCCAGTTGGGGATAAGTATGTGCTAGAGGCGATGCATCGTTTGGGATCAGTCCTGGGAGGAGAACAGGCAGGTCACATAATTTTTCTCGATCATAGTACCACTGGTGATGGAATTGTTGCGGCACTTCAGCTACTTGCCGTTATGGTGAAAAAAGGAAAGACCCTTTCTGAATTGGCAGAAGAGGTTATCATGTTTCCCCAAAAACTCATTAATGTGCCTGTGAGGGAAAAGAGGAAACTGGACGAAATGCCGTATTTAAAGGATGCAATAGCTGAGGCGGAATCCCAACTTGGCGATGAGGGAAGAATAATTGTCAGGTATTCTGGGACGGAAAACGTGTGTCGTGTAATGGTAGAGGCTTCCTCGCCGGAAGTCGCTGAACGAATTTGTAAGGATATTGCCTCTATAGTTGAACGCGAGATAGGTTTGAATCCTTAAAAGGAGGGGTTCTTAAAGGCCGTATTTATTCATCTTTTTCTGCAGTGTATTTCGGTTTATACCCAGGTAGCTTGCAGCTTTGCTTTTAATGGAGTTATTTCTCTCCAGAGCTATTTTTAGAAGACTTCTTTCCACCATTTCCATTATTTCTTCATACAGGTGACTTTTTTCTCCTGGTGGCACAGCAAGAACCGTGGTTATATCTGCTATTCTTTCATCAATGATGGCTTGGACCAACTCTCGGGGCGAGGTTGGTTCATCTTTTTTTTTATTCACGTTCACCTCCGAAAATAGGAAAAGTTTTTTACGAATTAATTTTAACCCAAATAATAGCTGCCAGGATAACAGCGGCTATCCAGGCGGCAACTAAATCGGACGTATTTCGAACAGGATTCTCTATCTGATCCCGGGCTTCTTTTTCAACCTCTATTTCTGGACTGGGCAGATGGCTTATGATACTTTGGATGAGATTTGGAAAGCGTTCATATGCGTTGGATATGATCTGTAAACCTCTCTTCGTCGTAAGGAGTATGTAGACTTTACTCCTGATTACGAGACATCCCACGTGGGTAATATCATCCCAGCTTAGCTTTTTTACGCGAAAATATTTTTTGATGGTTAGAGCTTCATCGGTAATGGTAATCTTTCGGATGAAAATTTCCCATAATACGAAGAGAAGAGGTATGAAAAACAGGGTGAGAACCCCTCTTTCCACTGTGGATCCTTTCCAGAAATAGACGAGACTAACAAGTACCCCCATAAGAATAACATCAAGTGTGAAGGGAATAACGAATGATTTTCTGATTTTGTAAGTTTGTTCAGCCATAGACTGTCAGCGGTGTATATTTCCGCTTTTACCTCCTTCTTTCCAGAGCAGGTGTATATTTTTTATGGTTATGTTTTTGTCAACAGATTTGCACATATCGTAGACAGTGAGAGCAGCCACACTAACTGCTGTTAAAGCTTCCATTTCTACACCGGTTCTTCCGTTACTACTCACCTTCGCCTCGATAGTTATCTCGCCTGTGCCGGGTGTTGTTTGAAGGGAAACATCCACACCTGTTATTTCAATGTTATGACAGAGGGGAATAATTTCCCCTGTTTTTTTGGCTGCCATAATCGCTGCTATGCGGGCCACATTGAAAACGTCACCTTTAGGAATTTTACCTTCCTCGATGTACTCTATGGTTTTTTGATCTAAGCATACCGTTGCCCTTGCACAAGCCACCCTACGTGAGATGGGTTTATCCGTGACATCTACCATGTTTACACTATGGGGATCCATGTTCCTTTACTTCCACCTTTCAGACGACATTAACACACACATTTTTATACCGTCAAGCGGCCTGTTTTTCCGTTGGGGTCTATATGAAAAAACTTGCCGCTTTTCTTATTTTTGGATAAAGTTCCAAGTATACGGAATTATGATAGTTAAAGTTATCAGCTGTGCAACCATTGGCATAAATGCGTACAGAGTGGATGTGGAGGTAGATACATCTACAGGTCTTCCCCATTTTTCTACCGTAGGATTGCCCGATGTTGCTGTTAAGGAGAGTAAGGATCGGATTAAGGCCGCTGTTAAGAATTCTGGTTATCCCTTCCCTCGGCATCACGTGACGGTTAATCTGGCTCCCGCTGATGTGCGTAAAGAAGGGACGTCGTTTGATCTTCCCATAGCCGTAGCTATACTCGCTACTCAGTCACTGATCGATGTTGCTCGTCTTTCTGATTATCTCATTTTAGGTGAACTTTCCCTTGATGGAGGTGTGAAAGGGGTCCGAGGGGTTATGTCGGCGGCTTTTTTGGGCAGATCTTTAGGATTAAGGGGAATAATTCTTCCCTTTGATAACGCATATGAAACATCTTTCGTTCAAGGTATCGACGTTTTTCCAGTCAGACACCTTTCTGATGTTGTGGAGTTCCTTGGGGGTCGAAAAGAAATAGAACCATTCAAGGGGAATATCGACGAGATTTTGAAGAGAAGATCCACGTACAGTGTAGATTTTCGAGATGTAGCAGGACAGGATCATGTTAAGAGGGCACTAGAAGTAGCGGCTGCAGGAGGGCATAACGTCCTGATGATTGGGCCACCAGGCAGTGGAAAAACAATGCTGGCAATGCGATTGCCCACAATTCTTCCTGAACTTTCTTTTGAAGAAGCTATTGAGACCACAAAAATTTATTCTGTGGCAGGTCTTTTGAGTAGAGACGAATGCATAATTACGAACCGGCCCTTCAGAAACCCACATCATACTATCTCCGATGCTGGTCTTGTTGGAGGAGGTCAGACACCAAAACCAGGCGAAATAAGCCTTGCTCATAACGGTGTTCTTTTCCTGGATGAGTTGCCGGAATTCCGGAGGAATGTCTTAGAATCACTGAGACAACCTATGGAAGAAGGTACTGTAACTATCTCCCGTTCGACCATCTCAATTACATTTCCCGCTCGTTTTATGCTTGTCGCGGCTATGAATCCCTGTGTCTGCGGACATTATGGAGATGCTGTTAGAGTGTGCCGTTGTACTGCGCAACAGATACGTCAGTATCAGGGCAGGATTTCCGGCCCATTGCTAGACCGCATTGATATTCATGTAACAGTTCCTGCTGTCAGACACCGGGATATCAGAGGTAGATATTCAGCGGAATCATCTGCAGCCATCAGAGAGCGTGTTGTAAGAGCACGAGATGTGCAGCGCAGACGATTCACATCTCGAGAGGGGGTGCTAAACGCTCGCATGACAGAAGCAGATATAAAAGAGTTTTGTCGACTTGATGAGGAATCAATGAGAATTTTGGAGATGGCAATGGAGAAACTTGGCTTAAGTGCTAGGGCATATGCGAAAGTGCTGAAAGTAGCTAGAACTATTGCAGATTTGGATGGGAGCTTTGAAATAAAAACACCGCATGTGGCTGAAGCAATTCAGTATCGTAGTCTTGATATGCGCATAGTTTAGTGTTAAGTCGAAAATGATAATAACTAAGGAGGGTGTAAATTGAAGGAGAAAATTCAGAAAATGTTGGTAGAAAAGGGCAAACCAAAACCCCAGGATGAGAGTCAGCTCGGTTTTGGTAAGATTTTCACTGACCACATGTTTACTATGTACTACACCCAAGAAAAAGGTTGGCACAATCCCACCATAGGTCCGTACAGAGAAATTGCACTGGATCCTGCGGCTATATGCCTTCATTATGGACAGCTGATATTCGAAGGACTTAAAGCTTATCGGGGCGGGAAGGGTGAGATATATCTGTTTCGCCCCTGGGAGAATATCAGGCGAATGAATAACTCCGCAATACGTCTCTGTATGCCCACTATTGATGAGGAGTTCTTTTTAGAAGCAATGAAAGAACTTGTAGTTACTGAGAGAGATTGGATTCCACGGGGTAGGGGTACATCTCTATACATCCGTCCCACAATGATTGCCACAGAAAAGGCACTGGGTGTACATGCTGCGAATGAATATCTATTTTTCATCATAGTGTGTCCAGTAGGGGCATATTATCCTGAGGGTTTTAATCCGACGAAGATATACGTAACTGAGGAATACGTGAGGGCTGCTCCAGGTGGGGTAGGTTTTTGCAAGGCAGCAGGTAATTACGCTGCAAGTCTTCTGGCAAGCACATTAGCTCAGAAAAAAGGATACACCCAAGTCCTTTGGTTAGATGCCGTTCACAGGCGTTACGTCGAAGAAGTGGGAACGAGCAACATCTTCTTTTTGATTAACGGTGAGCTAGTAACCCCACCACTTACGGGAACTATTTTACCCGGTGTAACCCGTGATTCTGTAATTAAAATTGCCAGACACTGGGGTATAAAAGTGGTTGAAAGAGCCATTTCGATAGACGAAGTAATAGAGGGGGCAGAGAAGGGAACATTAAGCGAAGTTTTCGCCACAGGAACTGCAGCAATTATTTCACCTGTGGGCTGTTTAAATTACGGTGGCCGTGAATATATCATTAACCAAGGGAAAACGGGGGAATTGACGGAGAAATTGTATAATGAAATCCTGCAGATTCAGTACGGTGAAAAGGAAGACCCCTTTGGATGGAGATTGAGGATCTTTGGATGATTTTTTAGGATTTGTCAATGATAACGCTATGTTATTTAGATTTTAACATATTTGTGGACAGACCTGTGGATAAACCTGTGGACGAATACTTTAAGTGTGCGAAGAACAGATAAAACCATCGATTTGCCTAACGAGTGAGCACCGGGAAGTTCCAATAATATCAATAACTTGAGGTATTTTTTTGTCAGATACGATACTTACAGAAGAGAGGGGTTTGGGATTTCGAAGGTATTGGAAATGAGAAATGAATCATCTAATTGTTCGATTTTTTTAGTTTTTTATTTTTTCGTTGGGTGTCTCTTCGTGTTTTGTTTGTTCCCATTGAATGCATCTGGTCAGTTATCACTCGAGGAGGTCGTTGACAAAGTTCAACGTAATTATGAGAAGATTATTGATTTAAAGGCTAATTTCCATCAGGAAACGTATGTTCCATATTTGAAGAGATCGGTGATTGAGGACGGGACGGTGTTCTTTAAGAAACCGGGAAAGATGAGATGGGATTACAAGCATCCTACATCAAAGACTCTATACTTAACTTCTGCTAAAGCGTGGTTGTATGTACCGAAGGAAAGAGCGGTATATGTACAGGATGTGAAAAGGTTGTTCGATACGCAGCTACCTCTGCGTCTGTTAAGCGGCAAAGCAAACTTGAAGGAGGATTTTATAGCCAGATTTGATCCCGCGGGTCCTATGGATAAAAATGGGAATTATCTGCTCCAACTAGATGAGCGCAGATCGGAGTGGGGTGTGAGAGGTATCGGAATAAAGATTGATGGTCAGGAATTCTATATTTTATCGTTGAGTTTTTCGGATGTTCAGGGAAATTCGACTGTTATCAGTTTTAAAGATCTCCGTATTAATGAAGGGATTTCAGATAGTGTTTTCGTTTTCCAACCACCTCGGGGTATTCAGGTGTATGATCACCCCTAGATGGGTTATTTTCGGCCCATAAGCCAGAAAAAGATGGTGAGAAGCACACTAACAAGTATACAAGTGGTTATAGGAAAATAGAAGGTAAAACGTTCACCTTTAAAGTAAATATCTCCTGGTAGACGACCAATCCACGGTAACTTACTCCCCAGTGCTACAATGATTCCAATCCCCGTTATTACAAGACCAATGATTATTAGTAGTCTTCCTAATCCAAAAAACTCATTCATTAAATCCCATCCCAGTTAAAGGGTTTTTCTCTATCAAAGTCGGGCATTATATGCTTATCGTTCAATTCTTGTATATATATCACTTCGAATCCCATGTCCAGAGCAGCCTCGATAATGATATCGTATTCCTCCTTCAAAATACGTCTGTTTAAAGGTGGCTGGTTTTTCACCTTTGGTGTGGGTGTGTATTGGGACATGAGGCTCAGCGGTACTTCCGTTGATATCTCACGGCTGATTATTCTCAGCACTTCAAGACTGTTTTCAATCTCCCCGGGAAGCACAAGGTGGCGTATGAGAAGGCCACGACGAGCAATACCATCCTTCGTTTCCAGTGTATTACCTACTTGATCTGCCATTTCTTTTATGGCAAGCAACGTTTTAGCAACGTAGTCAGGAGCCTTTGCGTAACGTAGCGCTATCTCATCATTTCCAAACTTGAAGTCGGGCATATATATATCCACAAGACCTTTTAGTAATTTTAGCGTTGATAGTTCCTCGTATCCACTGCTGTTATTGATGAAAGGCACGGTGAGTCCGTTTAGTCGTGCCTTCACCAAACCTGCCACTACAAATGGTATATGTGGTGTAGGGGTAACTGCCTCTATGTTGTGACATCCCTGGGCTTCCAGCGACAACATCAATTGGGCAAGGTCTTCAACGGTCATTTTTTCGCCCCGGATGGCATGACTGATCTGATAATTCTGACAAAAAATGCAGCGGAGGTTACACCCGGAAAAGAAGATTGTACCTGCTCCTTTTGAACCTGAAATAGGTGGTTCTTCTCCGAAATGAGGTAGGGCAGATGCCACCTGGAGAACATCTTCCACACCGCAGAAACCTCGCTCTCCTTTTGTTCTGTCAACCCCGCATTTACGGGGACAGAACTTACAATTTTTCAGGAGTTCGAAAAGATAGTTATCCATTCTGAGGATGTTCAGGTTTAATTTTTTTTGTATTTTAATAGCTTAACATGTTTTTTTAATCGGGGGCTCAATGTAACTTCTAAAAACAGGTCCCCGAGGTGACTGCACATATCTGCAGCCTTTTCCCAGTATTCTATCCGTTTTTCTGGATTGTCTATAAAGGTTAGAAAGTCGTCCCTATCCGGCACTTTTTTCATGGGAAGTCTGGCGATAAGTTCTGGACTGGGGTATACAAGTAGCAAGTTCTCCAGAGCTTCACCAGAGGGGAAACGGTTTTTGAGTGTTTTGTCAAGCCACGTTGGGATAATCCTCCCTTGATGTAAGAAGAGTAGGGTTATCTCGTGGTCGCCCGTTGAGTACTGTCTGGCTAGGTGGTAATCCGTAAGCCCACCGTCGCGATACATCCCCCGAGGTGCACCGAATATATCCTTAACGCCTCTCACAACCATGGGAATAGCACCGCTCGCAACCAGGGCATCTTTAAAATTGATTTCTGTAAGCGGAACAACAGTTCCTTGAAATTCTTTCTTAAATGTGAATTTTGGTGGAATCACACCCGTATAAAAAACTACAGGTTCAAAGAAAAATTTCATAAGTCTTTGGTTAATTGCGTTCAAAAGATAGCAGAGCAGGAATCCAAACCGTAAAGCTATATTACTTTCTAGAGAGAGGATACTTTTTGTTCTCGCTGTAATCACTGCGAGTCTGTAAAATTGATTGTTAATCGCGAAGGACAGGGCGTCATCGTCTAAAACGGTATTAATCAGCGAGTACATATTTCTCTGTACACTAGTTGGGTTGTCTTCATGTTCGTATTTGAAACTGATGTATTCTTTGAGTAGTAGTTGATATTTTTTTTCACATTCAGGTTGTATCCACGCACTGAATCTCCATGCACCAGCTGAGGCGCCAGCCAAAAGGAGGGGGTTCTTCTTTCCAAGTAACTTTTCTCTAATCAGCGAAAGGTCAAAACCTGCAGCTATTAACCATCGTGGACCTACGGCTGGACCTACGTAAACCCGGATACTGTCAAAGGTAAATCCTCCGTCCATTATGATAGCATATGCTTTCTCACCAGCCCTGATTCTAAGATCGTCCAAATGACTCAAAAGGTTGCGCCCCCCTTTTTGTTTTTTATAACACCCTTTATTCTTGACAGTTTCAATTTCCTCCTGTTAAGGTTAAAAAAATTGAATGTGAAAAATATCAAATTAGTTTTTTTGTCAACCGCAATGTAGGAGGATGGGATGGGATTGGATGTTCTAATTCGGGAGATGGCAACTAAGGCCAAAGAATCAGCTCGGGTGCTGGCTCAAACTTCCTCTGCCGTGAAAAACGATGTTCTTCTCAGAATTGCCGAGACCCTAGTTGAAAGAAAACTTTTTATTCTTGCAGAGAACGAAAAAGATGTGCAAAACGCAAGAAATTCAGGATTGAGCCCCGCGTTTATCGACAGGTTAACCCTGAAGGAAAGTACAATCGAAAATATGGCTCAAAGCGTGAGGGAAGTGGCTGCACTGCCTGACCCTGTGGGAAAGATAACTTCGATGTGGAGACGTCCAAACGGTCTACTTGTGGGAAGGATGAGGATACCTCTGGGTGTTATTGGTATCATTTACGAATCTCGCCCTAATGTTACTGTAGATGCCGCTGTTCTCTGTTTAAAGTCGGGTAATGCAGTTATACTGAGAGGTGGATCTGAAGCAATAAACTCTAATATGGCCCTCGGCCGTATAATTGAGGAAGTTCTCAGCGATTATCCTATACCAAATGCGGTTGTTCAGGTGGTTCCTGTTAAGGACCGGGAGGCTGTTAATTTGCTGTTGCAACAGGAGGAATTCATAGATCTTATCATACCTCGAGGCGGTGAGGAGTTGATAAGAACGGTAGTTCAGAACTCAAGAATTCCAGTAATAAAACATTATAAAGGGGTGTGCCATATTTTTGTTGATAAGAGCGCTGATTTGGAAATGGCCGTGCGTATTTGTCTCAATGCTAAAGTGCAGCGTCCGGGCGTATGTAATGCCATGGAGACGCTTCTTGTTCATGAAGCAATTGCAGAAGAATTTCTGCCTGTTATGGCTGCTCGTTTCAAAGAAGCGGGTGTGAAACTTAAGGGATGTGTGAAAACAAGAAATATCGTTGAGGGGGTGGAGGAAGCAACGGAAGAAGATTGGTACGCAGAGTATTTAGATCTGATCCTGGCGGTTAAGGTTGTGAGTGGGATAGACGAAGCAATCGAACACATTTCCCGCTATGGCTCTCTCCATACCGAATCCATCATCACTAGGGACTACGATAACGCTCAGCGATTTTTAAACGAGGTTAATTCTTCCACTGTGCTCGTAAACGCATCAACACGTTTTAGCGACGGGTTTGAACTTGGTCTGGGCGCAGAGATAGGAATAAGTACCACTAAGCTCCACGCTTTTGGTCCTATGGGCCTCGAGGAGTTAACAACTACAAAATTCATAGTTTATGGCAATGGACAGGTGAGAACATGAAATGGGGGTTACTCGGGGGAACGTTTGATCCCATCCATTATGGACATTTACGTTGTGCCGAAGAGGTGTTGGAGTTGTTCGGGCTGAACAGGGTGGTCTTCATTCCTGCGGCTCGTCCACCCCACAAATTAAGTGGTGAGATATCACCTTTCTATCATCGGGAACATATGGTCAAGATGGCTATTGAAGACAATCCCAACTTTACATTCTCAGATGTGGAAAAGGTTCGTGGTGGAATTTCCTATTCTTTTGAAACTGTAGAATACATCCTGAATAAGTATTTACCAAATTTAGAGTTGTTCTTTATCATAGGCCAAGATGCATTTCATGCCATACAGACGTGGAAAGAATGGCGAAGACTGCTCCTCATGTGCCATTTTGTTGTTATGACAAGGCCCGGTTATGAGAAGAAAGGGCTAGATAGTATTCTACCTTCTGATTTTGCTATGAATTTCAAATATGATCCCGAACGTGATGGATACAGGGGATCTACGGGCAACTTCATTTACTTCAGAGAGGTTACTTTTCTTGATATTTCTTCAGGAAAGATCCGTCGTCTTGTAAAAGAGGGAAGATCCATAAAATACCTTACACCTGAATCGGTCAGGCATTACATAATGCAGAATAAACTTTACATGGACGTGTGAAGGTAGATCAATGAATGTTAGGAAGATAATCATCTGTGTTGTTTGTGGTTTAATTATGTGCATCGATCAGCCAGTTTTGGCTTTTCGGTGTGGTAGTGGATTGGTAAACATCGGCGATTCTAAGTCAAAGGTAATTATAGAATGTGGCCCTCCAACATATAAGGAAAAGGTAGGAGTTACGGATAAAACGTATTACAGTGGTGATCCTGCTAAAAGACATGGTAAAACACGGAAGAGCAAGACTGTTGAGCAGTGGACGTACAATTGTGGTGAATCTGATTTTATATACCTTCTCACATTTGAGGGAGGAAAACTCGTCAAGGAAGAAACCGTGGGGCGTGGTAAAGGTAAATCTCAGTGTCTGGGAAGAAGATGAATTACAATTCCTTTAGTTCAGGGTGATACTTTATACGACCCTCCTTCTCGAGACGCTCTTTTGTATGTTGCAACCAGCTGCTGATCATTTCGTTTGATTTCACCATTTTGAGTATACTCTTAAGAATTTGTTTTTGCTCTTGGAAAGTTCTTTCATCTGCCGGTTTTCTGTCTTTAAGTTCCAAAACGATGTAGTCCCCACGTGATAATAATGGTTCCTCCGCGTAGGGTTTTTTGGGGCTGAGTGAACTGGCAACCCTGCTTAACTCTAAAGAATTGCCGAAGCTGGCAGGAGGGGCAGCGAGTATTATGAAGAAACCTGTTTCTTCTATGGAAAACCCTCTTGCTTTCCCGATTTGCACAAGTGACTTACCATTTTTCATTTCATTAATGATCTTCTCAGCTTCTTTTTGTGCTAGTTGTCTTGCTTCGCTATGGACAAACTTCTCTCTCACCTTTCCTTTTATTTCACTTAATGATGGTATGTAACCCGGCTTTCTAGCGACCATCTTCACAATGCAAAAACCATCCTTTATAGAAAGGACACCACTTATGTCGTCTTTCTGAAGTTTAGCTAGTATGTTCGATACGTTGTTGATCTCTCGGAGGGGCTTGGGTACGTCCTGTAAGGTGAAGGATGAAGTAGTTTCAACTCTGATACCTCGAGAACTAGCGTATGATTCAAAGTTTTCCTGCTGGTAAA includes:
- a CDS encoding branched-chain amino acid aminotransferase, yielding MKEKIQKMLVEKGKPKPQDESQLGFGKIFTDHMFTMYYTQEKGWHNPTIGPYREIALDPAAICLHYGQLIFEGLKAYRGGKGEIYLFRPWENIRRMNNSAIRLCMPTIDEEFFLEAMKELVVTERDWIPRGRGTSLYIRPTMIATEKALGVHAANEYLFFIIVCPVGAYYPEGFNPTKIYVTEEYVRAAPGGVGFCKAAGNYAASLLASTLAQKKGYTQVLWLDAVHRRYVEEVGTSNIFFLINGELVTPPLTGTILPGVTRDSVIKIARHWGIKVVERAISIDEVIEGAEKGTLSEVFATGTAAIISPVGCLNYGGREYIINQGKTGELTEKLYNEILQIQYGEKEDPFGWRLRIFG
- a CDS encoding radical SAM protein — translated: MDNYLFELLKNCKFCPRKCGVDRTKGERGFCGVEDVLQVASALPHFGEEPPISGSKGAGTIFFSGCNLRCIFCQNYQISHAIRGEKMTVEDLAQLMLSLEAQGCHNIEAVTPTPHIPFVVAGLVKARLNGLTVPFINNSSGYEELSTLKLLKGLVDIYMPDFKFGNDEIALRYAKAPDYVAKTLLAIKEMADQVGNTLETKDGIARRGLLIRHLVLPGEIENSLEVLRIISREISTEVPLSLMSQYTPTPKVKNQPPLNRRILKEEYDIIIEAALDMGFEVIYIQELNDKHIMPDFDREKPFNWDGI
- a CDS encoding DUF2845 domain-containing protein, which encodes MNVRKIIICVVCGLIMCIDQPVLAFRCGSGLVNIGDSKSKVIIECGPPTYKEKVGVTDKTYYSGDPAKRHGKTRKSKTVEQWTYNCGESDFIYLLTFEGGKLVKEETVGRGKGKSQCLGRR
- the nadD gene encoding nicotinate-nucleotide adenylyltransferase; protein product: MKWGLLGGTFDPIHYGHLRCAEEVLELFGLNRVVFIPAARPPHKLSGEISPFYHREHMVKMAIEDNPNFTFSDVEKVRGGISYSFETVEYILNKYLPNLELFFIIGQDAFHAIQTWKEWRRLLLMCHFVVMTRPGYEKKGLDSILPSDFAMNFKYDPERDGYRGSTGNFIYFREVTFLDISSGKIRRLVKEGRSIKYLTPESVRHYIMQNKLYMDV
- the moaC gene encoding cyclic pyranopterin monophosphate synthase MoaC, with product MDPHSVNMVDVTDKPISRRVACARATVCLDQKTIEYIEEGKIPKGDVFNVARIAAIMAAKKTGEIIPLCHNIEITGVDVSLQTTPGTGEITIEAKVSSNGRTGVEMEALTAVSVAALTVYDMCKSVDKNITIKNIHLLWKEGGKSGNIHR
- a CDS encoding glutamate-5-semialdehyde dehydrogenase, with amino-acid sequence MGLDVLIREMATKAKESARVLAQTSSAVKNDVLLRIAETLVERKLFILAENEKDVQNARNSGLSPAFIDRLTLKESTIENMAQSVREVAALPDPVGKITSMWRRPNGLLVGRMRIPLGVIGIIYESRPNVTVDAAVLCLKSGNAVILRGGSEAINSNMALGRIIEEVLSDYPIPNAVVQVVPVKDREAVNLLLQQEEFIDLIIPRGGEELIRTVVQNSRIPVIKHYKGVCHIFVDKSADLEMAVRICLNAKVQRPGVCNAMETLLVHEAIAEEFLPVMAARFKEAGVKLKGCVKTRNIVEGVEEATEEDWYAEYLDLILAVKVVSGIDEAIEHISRYGSLHTESIITRDYDNAQRFLNEVNSSTVLVNASTRFSDGFELGLGAEIGISTTKLHAFGPMGLEELTTTKFIVYGNGQVRT
- a CDS encoding YifB family Mg chelatase-like AAA ATPase, producing MIVKVISCATIGINAYRVDVEVDTSTGLPHFSTVGLPDVAVKESKDRIKAAVKNSGYPFPRHHVTVNLAPADVRKEGTSFDLPIAVAILATQSLIDVARLSDYLILGELSLDGGVKGVRGVMSAAFLGRSLGLRGIILPFDNAYETSFVQGIDVFPVRHLSDVVEFLGGRKEIEPFKGNIDEILKRRSTYSVDFRDVAGQDHVKRALEVAAAGGHNVLMIGPPGSGKTMLAMRLPTILPELSFEEAIETTKIYSVAGLLSRDECIITNRPFRNPHHTISDAGLVGGGQTPKPGEISLAHNGVLFLDELPEFRRNVLESLRQPMEEGTVTISRSTISITFPARFMLVAAMNPCVCGHYGDAVRVCRCTAQQIRQYQGRISGPLLDRIDIHVTVPAVRHRDIRGRYSAESSAAIRERVVRARDVQRRRFTSREGVLNARMTEADIKEFCRLDEESMRILEMAMEKLGLSARAYAKVLKVARTIADLDGSFEIKTPHVAEAIQYRSLDMRIV
- the glmM gene encoding phosphoglucosamine mutase, whose translation is MGKLFGTDGIRGRANQYPMNGETVFSIGQAVTYYLRQKNQKPRLVLGRDTRISGYMIESALQAGITSMGGTALLVGVMPTPGVAFITRAVKADCGIVISASHNSYEDNGIKIFSDRGFKLSDDEETKLEKLILFDEMSTHLPGPSGLGCSLPLADGYKCYVDYLRSTFPRDLSLKDVKIVVDAGNGATYRVVEDVFPFTGADVDIIHNTPNGFNINDHCGTQDTENLKRRVLEKRAMLGLAFDGDGDRLVAVDENGEEINGDKLLFIFAKALKEEDRLKNNIVVSTVMSNLGFRMACRKCGIATYEAPVGDKYVLEAMHRLGSVLGGEQAGHIIFLDHSTTGDGIVAALQLLAVMVKKGKTLSELAEEVIMFPQKLINVPVREKRKLDEMPYLKDAIAEAESQLGDEGRIIVRYSGTENVCRVMVEASSPEVAERICKDIASIVEREIGLNP
- a CDS encoding DUF2905 domain-containing protein, coding for MNEFFGLGRLLIIIGLVITGIGIIVALGSKLPWIGRLPGDIYFKGERFTFYFPITTCILVSVLLTIFFWLMGRK
- a CDS encoding outer membrane lipoprotein carrier protein LolA; translated protein: MFCLFPLNASGQLSLEEVVDKVQRNYEKIIDLKANFHQETYVPYLKRSVIEDGTVFFKKPGKMRWDYKHPTSKTLYLTSAKAWLYVPKERAVYVQDVKRLFDTQLPLRLLSGKANLKEDFIARFDPAGPMDKNGNYLLQLDERRSEWGVRGIGIKIDGQEFYILSLSFSDVQGNSTVISFKDLRINEGISDSVFVFQPPRGIQVYDHP